The Methanosphaera sp. BMS genome contains a region encoding:
- a CDS encoding nitroreductase family protein: protein MNVLETMEKRYSVRGYLDKEVEKEKLDKILKAAQIAPTGVNAQAFKIYVIDTKKHEEKLRQVAGWDWFFEAPLIIAVVANYDAAWTRKWDGKNIADIDATIVMDHIILEATELGLGTCYIAAFHEDVMNEFLQLDDNQRTVLLTPLGYPNAEPRGTTRKSIDELVEFI, encoded by the coding sequence ATGAATGTACTGGAAACTATGGAAAAAAGATACAGCGTAAGAGGATACCTTGATAAGGAAGTTGAAAAGGAAAAACTTGATAAAATCCTGAAGGCAGCTCAAATAGCTCCAACAGGAGTCAATGCACAGGCATTTAAGATTTACGTTATTGACACAAAAAAACATGAAGAAAAACTAAGACAAGTCGCAGGATGGGATTGGTTTTTTGAAGCACCACTTATCATAGCGGTCGTGGCAAACTACGATGCTGCATGGACAAGAAAGTGGGACGGAAAAAACATAGCCGATATTGACGCTACAATCGTGATGGATCATATCATCCTTGAGGCAACAGAGTTGGGTCTTGGAACATGTTACATAGCTGCATTTCATGAAGACGTGATGAATGAATTCCTACAATTGGATGATAATCAAAGAACGGTTCTTCTAACACCTCTTGGTTATCCTAATGCAGAACCTAGAGGCACAACCCGTAAAAGCATAGATGAACTTGTTGAATTCATATAA
- a CDS encoding ZPR1 zinc finger domain-containing protein, translated as MFDENNLKEPEVMLSDCPVCGAKKTLEVKNITENIPYFGDILETSVYCTNCGYQESDNISLEQNDPSRYTLTISSDKLSTRVAKSQTATITIPELGIKVEPGPKSQGYVSNVEGILSRFEEAVIRAIKLEGDNIDVDVQENALNIIELITNIKMGDLETVMILEDPFGNSVIDDEDATREILTPEEASLLKTGFTTIDQEDN; from the coding sequence ATGTTTGATGAAAATAATCTTAAAGAACCGGAGGTAATGTTGTCTGATTGTCCGGTATGTGGTGCCAAAAAAACACTGGAAGTAAAGAACATAACCGAAAACATACCCTACTTCGGGGACATACTGGAAACGTCAGTATACTGTACAAACTGCGGATACCAGGAATCAGATAACATCTCACTGGAACAGAATGACCCCTCACGTTACACCTTGACTATAAGCAGCGATAAATTAAGTACACGTGTTGCTAAAAGTCAGACGGCTACAATAACAATACCTGAGTTGGGTATAAAGGTAGAACCGGGACCAAAATCACAGGGATACGTGTCAAATGTAGAGGGAATACTATCCCGATTTGAAGAGGCCGTAATCCGAGCCATTAAACTTGAAGGTGATAATATTGACGTGGATGTTCAAGAAAATGCATTGAATATAATAGAGTTAATCACCAACATCAAGATGGGAGACTTGGAAACAGTGATGATACTTGAAGATCCATTCGGCAATAGTGTAATTGATGATGAAGATGCTACTCGAGAAATATTAACACCGGAGGAAGCTTCACTTTTAAAGACCGGGTTTACGACAATCGATCAGGAGGACAATTAA
- a CDS encoding 3H domain-containing protein: MKPYVILIGSASGIGKSTIASEISNKLQIKYLIESDFIREIVRGIIGSDYAPTLHSSSYNAYSTLRDKSNYESRDKLIEAGFEEHASFVIPAIENVIKRSIKDNDSIVIEGVHLVPGLIDIEQFADNAKVFFFILTIDREEHQKRFIKRAIEIKRGGKQLDYFEENRVINDDLIRKANKLNIPVIDNQDMNNAVNKIMQYIHEVKKEVFLKHTVDQIELERQIITKYGGRVTDISYYIPEFKEPLKRVISNYDDDENTKKFLYQIHNDIKDKQSLETLYELSNNVHSHTICAPDEDKLNRIIDEFKEHGLLYDKKLIMDMEER, encoded by the coding sequence ATGAAGCCATATGTAATTTTAATAGGTTCTGCATCAGGTATTGGAAAGTCAACAATAGCCTCGGAAATATCGAACAAACTTCAGATAAAATATTTGATAGAATCCGATTTTATCAGGGAAATCGTAAGGGGAATAATTGGTAGTGACTATGCACCAACACTACACAGCTCATCATACAATGCATATTCAACACTACGGGATAAATCCAATTATGAAAGTAGGGATAAGCTAATAGAGGCAGGATTTGAAGAACACGCCTCCTTTGTAATACCCGCAATAGAAAATGTGATAAAAAGGTCCATAAAGGATAATGATTCTATTGTGATAGAGGGAGTTCATCTTGTTCCCGGATTAATTGACATAGAACAGTTTGCCGATAATGCAAAGGTATTCTTTTTCATACTGACCATTGACCGTGAAGAGCATCAGAAACGATTCATAAAACGGGCAATCGAGATTAAACGTGGTGGAAAACAACTCGATTACTTTGAAGAAAACAGAGTAATAAACGATGATTTAATAAGAAAAGCCAATAAATTGAATATTCCTGTAATAGACAATCAGGATATGAACAATGCAGTAAACAAGATAATGCAGTATATTCATGAAGTTAAAAAAGAGGTATTTCTAAAACATACGGTTGATCAAATAGAGTTGGAAAGACAGATTATTACAAAATATGGTGGAAGAGTTACTGATATATCATATTATATACCTGAATTCAAGGAACCATTGAAAAGAGTAATATCAAATTATGATGATGATGAAAATACAAAGAAATTCCTATATCAAATACACAATGACATTAAGGATAAACAATCTCTAGAAACGTTATATGAACTATCAAATAATGTGCATAGTCATACCATCTGTGCTCCCGATGAGGATAAACTAAACAGGATAATAGATGAGTTTAAGGAACATGGATTGTTGTATGATAAAAAATTGATAATGGACATGGAGGAAAGATAA
- a CDS encoding Hsp20/alpha crystallin family protein codes for MSNVYVDSKEDHKEEKVVEEAIDEEETTTCECGAETEEECECEEESEEECECGAKTEEDCECESEEDTTEDKKNFDYKVYGKETVEETKNMAEKMLNDVVATLKSKQSDWNQILDEYKTKKPSVDMLDYEDDLVVKVDLPRVTKDAINVKMSNESIEIEVDFPDEYESEENVKILRRERCSGKTKNIILLPVEVDIQEVKASFDDYVLTITLPKIKGKKVDVEIV; via the coding sequence ATGTCAAACGTATATGTAGATTCAAAAGAAGATCACAAAGAAGAAAAAGTAGTTGAAGAAGCTATCGATGAAGAAGAAACAACAACATGTGAATGTGGGGCTGAAACAGAAGAAGAATGTGAATGTGAAGAGGAATCCGAAGAAGAATGTGAATGTGGTGCTAAAACTGAAGAGGATTGTGAATGTGAATCTGAAGAAGACACCACAGAAGATAAAAAAAATTTTGACTACAAAGTTTACGGCAAAGAAACAGTAGAAGAAACCAAAAACATGGCAGAAAAAATGTTAAACGATGTTGTAGCAACATTAAAAAGCAAACAAAGTGATTGGAATCAAATACTCGATGAATACAAAACTAAAAAACCATCAGTTGATATGTTGGACTATGAAGATGACTTAGTGGTTAAAGTCGACTTACCAAGAGTAACAAAAGATGCAATAAATGTGAAAATGTCCAATGAATCAATTGAAATAGAAGTAGACTTCCCAGATGAATATGAATCAGAGGAAAATGTTAAAATATTAAGAAGGGAAAGATGCTCTGGTAAAACCAAAAACATAATACTTTTACCGGTAGAAGTTGATATTCAGGAAGTTAAGGCATCATTCGATGATTATGTTTTAACAATCACACTACCAAAAATCAAAGGTAAAAAAGTAGATGTGGAAATAGTATAA
- a CDS encoding GTPase, which translates to MKLPQIPTPDELIDKGFNRASKAASKVRSTKLHGRVKGMRIEEVRVQTACETINATLNRIITETPIIEELPEFYQDYIDIVVGVDQYKHSLGAVYWALGVLKQIEAQYTTKIRKSDSLSAIPIRKEAFGRIASVVNRIEDELDFLDFAKRELKNMPNINFDAVRVVIAGFPNVGKSTLLNNITDASPKVANYPFTTQGLQIGNYEMNWRQYQIIDTPGLLDRSINDMNEIELNAIAALEHLGNIIIYIFDPSETSGFLMENQFLLYEEIKKVFETPMICLFNKTDLLENEDVIDEYSQKIDDPIFKTSISNYSQIQEIKNVIEDIAKESTDVDDEFERYLAELENK; encoded by the coding sequence ATGAAATTACCGCAAATACCAACTCCTGATGAATTGATAGATAAGGGATTTAACAGGGCAAGTAAGGCGGCTTCTAAAGTAAGAAGTACAAAGTTACATGGACGTGTAAAGGGAATGCGTATAGAGGAGGTACGTGTTCAAACAGCATGTGAAACGATAAACGCTACATTAAATAGGATTATAACTGAAACGCCTATAATTGAGGAGTTACCTGAGTTTTATCAGGATTATATTGACATAGTTGTAGGGGTAGATCAGTATAAGCATTCACTGGGAGCGGTTTACTGGGCACTTGGTGTACTTAAACAGATAGAAGCACAATACACTACAAAAATTAGAAAATCGGATTCATTAAGTGCAATACCTATACGTAAGGAAGCATTCGGTAGAATAGCATCAGTAGTAAACAGGATAGAGGATGAACTCGACTTTTTGGACTTTGCAAAACGGGAACTAAAAAACATGCCCAACATCAACTTTGATGCTGTAAGGGTTGTCATAGCAGGATTTCCAAATGTGGGAAAATCCACTTTATTAAACAACATCACCGATGCAAGTCCTAAGGTGGCAAACTATCCATTCACAACGCAGGGTTTACAGATAGGAAACTATGAAATGAACTGGAGACAATATCAGATTATAGATACGCCTGGATTACTTGATCGTTCAATAAATGACATGAACGAGATAGAATTGAATGCTATAGCTGCATTGGAACATCTGGGTAATATAATCATATACATATTCGATCCATCAGAAACATCAGGATTTTTAATGGAAAATCAATTCCTATTATATGAGGAGATTAAAAAGGTATTCGAAACTCCAATGATATGTCTATTCAACAAGACGGACCTGCTTGAAAATGAAGATGTGATAGATGAATATTCACAAAAAATAGATGATCCTATATTCAAGACAAGTATCAGCAACTATTCACAGATACAAGAAATCAAAAATGTAATAGAAGATATAGCCAAGGAATCCACCGATGTGGATGATGAATTTGAAAGATATCTTGCCGAACTGGAAAACAAGTAA
- a CDS encoding TIGR00296 family protein, translating to MKKDVLTADEGKLALKIVRENILSILNDETYNCEYVLPDVFNEKLGVFVTLNKNNSLRGCIGYPEPYEKLIDALLDVSLAAAFDDPRFNPLTKDEYPDIEVEISVLTKPQRIIVDNYEEYLSKIELGVDGLIIEKGYNRGLFLPQVATEQNWNIEEYLTNLCYKAGLPSDSWMDDDCVLYNFQAQIINE from the coding sequence ATGAAAAAAGATGTACTGACAGCCGATGAAGGAAAGTTGGCTCTAAAAATTGTCAGGGAAAATATTCTATCCATTTTGAATGATGAGACATACAACTGTGAATATGTATTACCAGATGTATTCAATGAAAAATTGGGAGTTTTCGTAACCTTAAACAAGAACAATTCACTACGTGGATGTATAGGTTATCCTGAACCGTATGAAAAATTGATAGATGCACTGCTTGACGTATCATTGGCGGCGGCATTTGATGACCCAAGATTCAACCCATTAACAAAAGACGAATACCCTGATATTGAAGTGGAGATAAGTGTACTAACCAAGCCACAAAGAATAATTGTGGATAACTATGAAGAGTACCTTTCAAAGATAGAATTGGGCGTTGATGGACTGATAATAGAAAAAGGATATAACAGGGGTTTGTTTCTACCACAAGTTGCAACAGAACAAAACTGGAATATTGAGGAATATTTGACAAACCTTTGCTATAAGGCAGGACTGCCATCTGATTCATGGATGGATGATGATTGCGTATTATATAATTTCCAGGCACAAATAATCAATGAATAA